The proteins below are encoded in one region of Arthrobacter sp. CJ23:
- a CDS encoding DUF2797 domain-containing protein, with the protein MEAAELLVHGVSWNGPPDQDAPDGGLPALQLQSPSGGRTAVPLSAASRLGLRILPGLWCLGHVKVHGPGERTHVPCKDRAPAVRGKQCGPCFARDDSRLMHDFHRGGPVPAGLRAYLMQPHWLYVATFAGGATKIGTASAPRKWNRLAEQGAVHASYVAHAEDGRVVRVLEDLATRELGLVQQVRSAGKAAALLEPRPAVELSAVNKQAAARVRELLAGLAMTGFAVVEEEWQRPALARELCGPGRRLAYPAAFDGGGHGLEIRSLSGAIALAMLPDAAGVPVEGDFVADLGALKGRRIEFGDHHTEIPALQDSLF; encoded by the coding sequence ATGGAAGCTGCAGAACTGCTGGTCCACGGCGTTTCCTGGAACGGTCCGCCGGACCAGGACGCGCCCGACGGCGGTCTGCCGGCGTTGCAGCTCCAGTCACCGTCCGGTGGACGCACCGCGGTTCCGCTGTCCGCGGCTTCCCGCCTTGGACTGCGCATCCTTCCCGGCCTGTGGTGCCTGGGCCATGTCAAGGTCCACGGGCCGGGGGAGCGCACGCACGTCCCGTGCAAGGACCGTGCACCGGCCGTCCGCGGCAAGCAGTGCGGCCCCTGCTTCGCCCGCGACGACTCCCGGCTCATGCATGACTTCCACCGGGGCGGCCCCGTGCCCGCCGGTCTGCGCGCCTACCTCATGCAGCCGCACTGGCTCTACGTTGCCACGTTCGCCGGCGGCGCCACCAAGATCGGCACGGCCTCGGCCCCGCGCAAGTGGAACCGGCTGGCCGAACAGGGAGCCGTCCACGCCTCCTACGTTGCCCATGCCGAGGATGGCCGGGTGGTCCGGGTGCTCGAGGACCTGGCCACCCGCGAGCTGGGCCTCGTCCAGCAGGTCCGCTCCGCCGGAAAGGCCGCCGCGCTGCTGGAGCCGCGTCCAGCCGTCGAACTTTCCGCCGTCAACAAGCAGGCAGCCGCCCGCGTGCGCGAGCTCCTTGCCGGCCTGGCCATGACAGGCTTCGCCGTCGTGGAGGAAGAGTGGCAACGGCCGGCCCTCGCGCGGGAACTCTGCGGCCCGGGCCGCAGGCTTGCCTACCCCGCAGCGTTCGACGGCGGCGGGCACGGCCTCGAGATCCGTTCACTCTCCGGGGCCATCGCCCTGGCCATGCTCCCTGATGCGGCCGGCGTGCCGGTGGAGGGTGACTTCGTGGCCGATCTCGGCGCCCTCAAGGGCCGCCGGATCGAGTTCGGGGACCACCACACCGAGATCCCGGCCCTGCAGGACTCCCTCTTCTGA
- a CDS encoding TauD/TfdA family dioxygenase — translation MSVTTETKLEFAKLGSRIGAEIRGFDLSGELSEDTVAQIRAALNEHKALVFREANISSDEAQVAFASHFGPLTKAHPTVASVEGEENVLPVDSENGSANNWHTDVTFVVNPPQASTLRSIDLPAYGGETLIASSAGAYADLPEELRNFADTLWAIHTNDYDYSVPKNLEHKNAEERRQEFTRLKFETAHPVVRVHPLTGERGLFIGGFAQRLRIVGLSNTESKDIIRLLQAYVTRPENVVRVNWEPNQLVLFDNRITQHYAPDNYDGQPRKLNRVTIAGDIPVGVDGKPSQALKGDSTTYSPTVPAPAAAAA, via the coding sequence ATGTCCGTCACTACCGAAACCAAGCTCGAATTCGCCAAGCTCGGCTCCCGCATCGGCGCCGAAATCCGCGGCTTCGACCTCAGCGGAGAGCTCAGCGAGGACACCGTCGCCCAGATCCGGGCCGCCCTGAACGAGCACAAGGCCTTGGTGTTCCGCGAGGCCAACATCAGCTCCGACGAAGCCCAGGTGGCGTTCGCCAGCCACTTCGGCCCGCTCACCAAGGCCCACCCCACCGTGGCGTCCGTGGAGGGCGAGGAGAACGTCCTGCCCGTGGACAGCGAGAACGGTTCGGCCAACAACTGGCACACGGACGTCACGTTCGTGGTCAATCCGCCGCAGGCCTCCACGCTGCGCAGCATCGACCTTCCCGCCTACGGCGGCGAAACCCTGATTGCGTCCTCGGCCGGCGCGTACGCCGACCTGCCGGAGGAGCTGCGGAACTTCGCGGACACCCTGTGGGCCATCCACACCAACGACTACGACTACTCCGTGCCCAAGAACCTTGAGCACAAGAACGCCGAGGAGCGCCGGCAGGAATTCACCCGGCTGAAGTTCGAAACCGCCCACCCCGTGGTGCGGGTCCACCCCCTGACCGGAGAGCGCGGATTGTTCATTGGGGGCTTCGCGCAACGGCTCAGGATCGTGGGCCTGTCCAACACGGAATCGAAGGACATCATCCGGCTGCTGCAGGCCTATGTGACCCGTCCCGAGAACGTGGTGCGCGTGAACTGGGAGCCCAACCAGCTGGTGCTCTTCGACAACCGCATCACCCAGCACTACGCCCCGGACAACTACGACGGCCAGCCGCGCAAGCTCAACCGCGTGACCATCGCCGGCGACATCCCCGTGGGCGTGGACGGCAAGCCGAGCCAGGCGCTCAAGGGCGATTCGACCACGTACTCCCCAACGGTCCCGGCGCCGGCTGCGGCAGCCGCGTAG
- a CDS encoding SulP family inorganic anion transporter gives MALFRRFLPARADYSALGSSWKSDLLAGVTVGIVALPLALAFGVSSGVGAEAGLITAVVAGLVAAVMGGSNVQVSGPTGAMVVVLAPIVAAHGAGSVAVVSVLAGIMVCVLGLSRLGRAVSLIPWPVVEGFTLGIAAIIFLQQVPLATGTAAIPGHNTLLAAFEAGARASGPAVFQTLAVVAVVAGIMLAVPRLHRALPASLIAVVLATAATELLGLDIPRIGSLPHSLPVPGIPSFDLASFGSLLMPALAVAALAAIESLLSARVATGLMGPDGRPTGPYSPDRELTGQGLASIAAGFFGGMPATGAIARTAVNVRSGARTRVSAIVHAIVLLAIIYLAAGLVGRIPLAALGGILMVTAARMVSTRTISAILRSTRSDAAVFVITAIITVAFDLIIAIEIGLAAAAVLTLRKVASLTGVRREEIQGPPVDGDQHIAVFTLDGAMFFGAAERVLQEISQVRDIEVAIIRLSQLRMLDATGAHALVDVVSALELRGITVLIKGIQAEHLSLVTNVGVIRSLRHHKHLFAELEPAVEHARSHVRRNERAKDTAT, from the coding sequence ATGGCCCTTTTCCGCCGGTTCCTGCCAGCGCGGGCCGACTACTCCGCACTGGGATCCTCGTGGAAAAGTGATCTGCTGGCCGGCGTCACGGTGGGGATCGTCGCGCTGCCGCTGGCCTTGGCCTTCGGCGTCAGTTCCGGGGTCGGCGCAGAAGCCGGCCTGATTACAGCGGTGGTGGCAGGACTGGTGGCCGCGGTGATGGGTGGATCCAATGTGCAGGTCTCCGGACCGACCGGCGCCATGGTGGTGGTACTGGCCCCCATCGTGGCCGCCCACGGGGCGGGAAGCGTGGCCGTGGTGTCCGTCCTGGCCGGGATCATGGTCTGCGTCCTGGGCCTCAGCCGTCTGGGCCGGGCGGTCTCGCTCATCCCCTGGCCGGTAGTTGAAGGGTTCACCCTGGGCATCGCCGCGATCATCTTCCTGCAGCAGGTTCCCTTGGCCACGGGCACGGCCGCCATTCCCGGCCACAATACCCTTCTGGCCGCCTTCGAAGCAGGAGCCCGTGCCAGCGGCCCGGCCGTCTTTCAGACACTGGCCGTTGTCGCTGTGGTGGCCGGAATCATGCTCGCCGTGCCGCGCCTCCACAGGGCGCTCCCGGCGAGCCTCATCGCCGTCGTCCTGGCTACCGCGGCCACAGAACTCCTTGGCCTGGACATCCCGCGCATCGGTAGCCTGCCGCATTCCCTTCCGGTGCCCGGCATCCCGTCTTTTGACCTGGCCTCTTTCGGAAGCCTCCTCATGCCCGCCCTGGCGGTGGCCGCCCTGGCTGCCATCGAGTCCCTGTTGTCCGCCCGGGTCGCCACTGGCCTGATGGGCCCGGACGGCAGGCCCACCGGCCCCTACAGTCCGGACCGCGAGCTCACGGGGCAGGGCCTGGCTTCCATCGCCGCTGGATTCTTCGGGGGCATGCCTGCCACCGGCGCGATCGCCCGGACCGCAGTCAATGTTCGTTCCGGCGCCCGGACCCGTGTGTCGGCCATCGTCCATGCGATCGTGCTGCTGGCCATCATTTACCTCGCTGCCGGCCTGGTGGGACGGATACCGCTGGCAGCCCTGGGCGGGATCCTCATGGTCACGGCGGCGCGCATGGTGTCGACGCGAACCATCTCAGCGATCCTGCGCTCCACCCGTTCTGACGCCGCCGTGTTTGTCATCACCGCCATCATCACGGTCGCCTTTGACCTGATCATCGCCATTGAGATCGGCCTCGCTGCGGCCGCGGTGCTGACGCTGCGCAAGGTGGCCTCCCTGACCGGGGTGCGGCGCGAAGAGATCCAAGGGCCACCCGTGGACGGCGATCAGCACATCGCGGTGTTCACGCTGGACGGCGCGATGTTCTTCGGAGCAGCGGAGCGCGTTCTGCAGGAGATCAGCCAAGTCCGGGACATAGAGGTCGCCATCATCAGGTTGTCACAGCTCAGGATGCTGGATGCTACGGGGGCGCACGCCTTGGTGGATGTTGTCTCGGCATTGGAGCTGCGCGGCATCACGGTGCTTATCAAGGGCATCCAGGCCGAGCACCTGTCACTGGTCACGAACGTGGGGGTTATCAGGTCCCTCCGGCACCATAAGCATCTGTTCGCAGAACTGGAGCCAGCCGTTGAACACGCCCGGAGCCATGTGCGAAGAAACGAACGCGCCAAGGACACGGCGACGTGA
- a CDS encoding aldo/keto reductase family oxidoreductase translates to MTAHSEHASGRLIYGCMGLGGPWGTDGYGAAEVDEAAAAIDAARAIGIALFDHADIYRGGKSEAAFGEVLASTPGLRDAIQLQTKCGIRLGERGLATHYDLSRHGILERVNGSLQRLRTDYVDILMLHRPDPLLDVREVAGAVGQLIAEGKVRQLGVSNMSGAQIGYLQDHLGVPIVANQLEMSLFRRAWLESTVLVNHDDGLAHSFPHGTLEHCQRDGIELQAYGSLAQGRYSGSPSDSPTAADTATAAMVAALAAEKGATAEAVLLGWLMKHPARISPVIGTSNPGRIAACADAEAVASAMTRAEWYGLWIAARGGDLP, encoded by the coding sequence ATGACTGCACACAGCGAACACGCGTCCGGCCGCCTCATCTACGGGTGCATGGGCCTCGGCGGCCCCTGGGGCACCGACGGTTACGGCGCGGCCGAGGTCGACGAGGCCGCTGCCGCCATTGATGCAGCCCGGGCCATCGGCATCGCCTTGTTCGACCACGCCGACATCTACCGCGGCGGCAAGTCCGAGGCCGCCTTCGGCGAGGTCCTGGCCAGCACGCCCGGCCTCCGGGATGCCATCCAGCTGCAGACCAAGTGCGGGATCCGGCTCGGTGAACGGGGCCTGGCCACGCACTACGATCTGAGCCGGCACGGCATCCTGGAGCGGGTGAACGGCAGCCTGCAAAGGCTCCGCACGGACTACGTGGACATCCTGATGCTGCACCGCCCGGATCCGCTCTTGGACGTGCGCGAGGTGGCGGGCGCCGTCGGGCAGCTGATCGCGGAAGGCAAGGTGCGGCAGCTGGGCGTGTCCAACATGTCCGGAGCCCAGATCGGCTACCTGCAGGACCACCTTGGCGTGCCGATCGTGGCCAACCAGCTGGAAATGAGCCTGTTCCGCCGCGCCTGGCTGGAAAGCACCGTGCTGGTCAACCACGACGACGGCCTCGCCCACAGCTTCCCGCACGGGACGCTGGAGCACTGTCAGCGGGACGGGATCGAACTGCAGGCCTACGGTTCGCTGGCCCAGGGCCGGTACTCCGGCTCGCCGTCGGACAGCCCGACGGCGGCCGACACCGCCACCGCTGCCATGGTCGCCGCGCTGGCGGCGGAGAAGGGCGCCACGGCCGAGGCGGTGCTGCTGGGCTGGCTCATGAAGCACCCGGCGCGCATTTCCCCGGTGATCGGCACCTCCAACCCGGGACGGATCGCGGCGTGCGCGGACGCCGAGGCCGTGGCCTCGGCCATGACCCGTGCCGAGTGGTACGGGCTGTGGATCGCGGCGCGCGGCGGCGACCTCCCCTAA
- the guaD gene encoding guanine deaminase has product MSQKAIRGTFLDFIDDPWKHVGHEQDAARFFADGLLVIEDGIITAFGPYAELSGTYRGVETIEIRDRVILPGFIDGHIHVPQTRILGAYGEQLLPWLKKWVFPEERKYRDRGYAKEGVSHFFDNLLASGTTTCQAFTTSTAVCAEEVFEEAARRNMRVITGITGIDRNAPDWFTISPEDFYAESTALIRKYHGAGRNLYAITPRFAFGASEELLEACRRLKTEHPGLWVHTHISENPAEIRGVAAMFGDCADYLAVYEKFGLVGPRFTGGHGVWLTDDEFRRLSAAGAAVTFCAGSNLYLGSGLFRLGRATDPEHRVLMTMGTDVGGGNRFSLLNTLEEAYKVGMLNSTVLDGSIDPRQQDLAESERNKLSPYRAFYSITKGGAEALYLDHLVGNFDAGKEADFVVLDWNGGPPGTAWHMSLFAADGGPQDIATAAELLFGIMMVGDDRAVDETWVMGERAYKKASSGKASP; this is encoded by the coding sequence ATGTCCCAGAAAGCGATCCGGGGAACCTTCCTGGACTTCATCGACGATCCGTGGAAGCACGTGGGACATGAGCAGGACGCGGCCCGCTTCTTCGCCGACGGACTCCTGGTCATCGAGGACGGGATCATCACCGCCTTCGGTCCGTATGCCGAACTCTCCGGGACGTACCGGGGCGTGGAGACCATCGAAATCCGGGACCGCGTCATCCTGCCCGGATTCATCGACGGCCACATCCACGTTCCGCAGACCCGCATCCTGGGCGCCTACGGGGAACAGCTGCTGCCGTGGCTGAAGAAATGGGTCTTCCCCGAGGAACGCAAGTACCGTGACCGCGGCTACGCGAAGGAAGGCGTTTCGCACTTCTTCGACAACCTGCTGGCCTCAGGAACCACCACGTGCCAGGCCTTCACCACCAGCACCGCCGTCTGTGCCGAAGAAGTCTTCGAGGAGGCCGCGCGCCGGAACATGAGGGTGATCACGGGCATCACCGGCATCGACCGGAACGCCCCGGACTGGTTCACCATTTCGCCCGAGGACTTCTACGCCGAAAGCACGGCGCTCATCCGGAAGTACCACGGGGCGGGGCGGAACCTCTACGCGATCACGCCCCGCTTTGCCTTCGGCGCCTCGGAGGAGCTGCTGGAGGCCTGCCGCAGGCTCAAGACGGAGCATCCCGGACTCTGGGTGCACACGCACATCTCGGAGAACCCGGCCGAGATCCGCGGCGTGGCGGCGATGTTCGGGGACTGTGCCGACTACCTTGCCGTGTACGAGAAGTTCGGGTTGGTTGGCCCCAGATTCACCGGCGGGCACGGTGTCTGGCTCACCGACGACGAGTTCCGGCGGCTCTCCGCCGCCGGTGCCGCGGTGACGTTCTGCGCCGGTTCGAACCTCTACCTGGGCAGCGGCCTGTTCCGCCTCGGCCGCGCCACGGACCCAGAGCACCGGGTGCTGATGACCATGGGGACCGACGTGGGCGGCGGGAACCGCTTCAGCCTCCTGAACACCCTGGAGGAGGCCTACAAGGTGGGCATGCTGAACAGCACCGTCCTGGACGGCAGCATCGATCCACGGCAGCAGGACCTGGCCGAATCGGAACGCAACAAGCTCTCGCCTTACCGGGCCTTCTACTCCATCACCAAGGGCGGGGCCGAGGCCCTGTACCTTGACCATCTGGTGGGCAATTTCGACGCCGGCAAGGAGGCCGACTTCGTGGTGCTCGACTGGAACGGCGGACCTCCGGGCACTGCCTGGCACATGAGCCTCTTCGCGGCGGACGGCGGCCCGCAGGACATCGCGACGGCGGCCGAACTGCTGTTCGGCATCATGATGGTGGGCGATGACCGCGCCGTCGACGAGACCTGGGTGATGGGCGAGCGCGCCTACAAGAAAGCTTCGTCTGGGAAAGCATCCCCATGA
- a CDS encoding ABC transporter permease produces the protein MSATLIREPQAPAAPPAAAAVGPSAPAGRPAQQRTTAVLAAAGTAAARAGSLVWKSAAILAFLALWELGPTYLASPSTRVFLPPLHEVLAAWGRLFETGSIQGHIAASLTRSVTGFGAALAAGVSLGLLIAWYGRLNAVLNPLLELFRNTAALALLPVFTLLLGIGEESKISIVAYAAFFPVLLNTIAGVKTVDPLLIRAARSLGLNSFRLFQKVILPSAVPTIFTGIRMAGTASILVLVAAEMVGAKAGLGYLIVNAQSSFLIPDMYAGILTVSLLGLAVNFLLVALERHFSRWRTAVGADAA, from the coding sequence ATGAGCGCAACACTGATCCGCGAGCCCCAGGCACCGGCCGCACCCCCGGCGGCGGCCGCCGTCGGGCCCTCCGCTCCGGCCGGCCGGCCCGCACAGCAGCGCACGACGGCGGTGCTTGCCGCCGCGGGGACCGCCGCCGCCCGCGCGGGTTCCCTCGTGTGGAAGTCCGCTGCCATCCTGGCCTTCCTGGCGCTCTGGGAGCTGGGGCCGACGTACCTGGCGAGCCCGTCCACGCGGGTCTTCCTTCCGCCGCTGCATGAGGTGCTCGCGGCGTGGGGCAGGCTCTTCGAAACCGGGTCCATCCAGGGGCACATCGCGGCGAGCCTCACCCGCTCGGTGACCGGCTTCGGCGCGGCGCTGGCGGCCGGCGTCTCCCTGGGCCTGCTCATTGCCTGGTACGGGCGGCTGAACGCCGTGCTCAACCCGCTGCTGGAACTGTTCCGCAACACCGCGGCGCTGGCCCTGCTTCCCGTGTTCACGCTGCTGCTGGGCATCGGGGAGGAATCCAAGATCAGCATCGTGGCCTATGCGGCGTTCTTCCCCGTGCTGCTCAACACGATCGCCGGTGTGAAGACCGTGGACCCGCTGCTCATCCGGGCAGCCCGATCCCTGGGCCTGAACAGCTTCCGGCTCTTCCAGAAGGTCATCCTGCCCTCGGCGGTGCCCACCATCTTCACGGGCATCCGGATGGCCGGAACCGCGTCCATCCTGGTGCTCGTCGCCGCGGAAATGGTGGGGGCCAAGGCCGGGCTCGGCTACCTGATCGTCAACGCGCAGAGCAGCTTCCTGATCCCGGACATGTACGCCGGCATCCTCACGGTCTCGCTGCTGGGCCTGGCCGTGAACTTCCTGCTGGTCGCCCTGGAACGGCACTTCTCCCGCTGGCGGACCGCCGTCGGGGCCGACGCCGCCTGA
- a CDS encoding DUF3188 domain-containing protein translates to MLNEFWATASTAYKTLVFGAMGLIAVGIILNIVANTSQNQGLAMASLAVIGAGLVLHVVGLVYRGQQIRKGYKK, encoded by the coding sequence GTGCTGAACGAATTCTGGGCCACCGCGTCCACCGCCTACAAGACGCTGGTTTTCGGCGCCATGGGGCTCATCGCCGTCGGGATCATCCTCAACATCGTGGCCAACACCTCCCAGAACCAGGGCCTGGCCATGGCCTCGCTGGCCGTGATCGGAGCGGGCCTGGTGCTGCACGTCGTGGGCCTCGTGTACCGCGGGCAGCAAATCCGCAAGGGCTACAAGAAGTAA
- a CDS encoding CoA ester lyase has protein sequence MTSSTAAASVRPTRNIPAEIARSWLLVNAMKTELFDESASSRADAIILDIEDAVDPSQKDAARHNVINWLTAGGKAWVRINDATSPFWADDLAGLRGTPGLLGVMLAKTESADQVTESFHRMDGKTPVVALVESALGIEEANHIARAQGAFRLAFGSGDFRRDTGMAATPEAMAYPRAKLVVASRVGNLPGPIDGPTVGTNHPILREQTGITVAMGMTGKLCLAIDQTKIINEVISPTPSDVAWATDFMNDFEANGRVIRDGSDLPRLGRAEKIMKLAVAFGVQPSL, from the coding sequence ATGACGTCTAGCACCGCCGCCGCTTCTGTACGGCCTACCCGCAACATTCCCGCCGAAATCGCCCGCTCCTGGCTCCTCGTGAACGCCATGAAGACGGAACTCTTCGACGAATCGGCCAGCTCGCGGGCGGACGCCATCATCCTTGACATCGAAGACGCCGTGGACCCCTCGCAGAAGGACGCCGCGCGCCACAACGTCATCAACTGGCTGACCGCCGGCGGCAAGGCCTGGGTCCGCATCAACGATGCCACCAGCCCGTTCTGGGCCGATGACCTCGCCGGACTCCGCGGCACGCCCGGCCTGCTGGGCGTCATGCTCGCGAAGACCGAATCCGCGGACCAGGTCACCGAGTCCTTCCACCGCATGGACGGCAAGACCCCGGTGGTTGCCCTGGTGGAGTCCGCCCTGGGCATCGAGGAAGCCAACCACATCGCGCGCGCCCAGGGTGCCTTCCGCCTGGCCTTCGGTTCCGGCGACTTCCGCCGCGACACCGGCATGGCGGCCACCCCGGAAGCCATGGCCTACCCCCGCGCCAAGCTGGTTGTCGCCAGCCGCGTGGGCAACCTGCCGGGCCCCATCGATGGCCCCACCGTCGGCACCAACCACCCCATCCTGCGCGAGCAGACGGGCATCACGGTCGCCATGGGCATGACCGGCAAGCTGTGCCTGGCCATCGACCAGACCAAGATCATCAACGAGGTCATCAGCCCCACGCCGTCCGACGTCGCCTGGGCCACCGACTTCATGAACGACTTCGAGGCCAACGGCCGCGTGATCCGCGATGGCTCGGACCTCCCGCGCCTGGGCCGCGCCGAGAAGATCATGAAGCTTGCCGTGGCCTTCGGGGTCCAGCCTTCCCTGTAG
- a CDS encoding ABC transporter ATP-binding protein: protein MTAKISLRGVSKQFTVRPGKGSGTRSGTTASTTLTAIESLSLDVRDGEFLTLVGPSGSGKTTLLDLLAGLSSPTSGEVLVDGKPVTGPGKDRAVVFQQYALFPWRTASANVSIGLEGKGADGRKLNRRERAAKAREYLELVGLAGFEDRYPHELSGGMKQRVAIARSLAYEPDVLLMDEPFAALDAQTREQLQDELLRIWKATGKTVVFITHGIDEAVYLGQRVAVLSARPGRLKEIVEVDIPDRDGADDIRSHPAFVEQRHKVWTLLHDEVRLAQDAGHRKILPDGTAPDEPSSATHESLPERSAA from the coding sequence ATGACCGCCAAGATCAGCCTCCGCGGCGTGAGCAAACAGTTCACCGTCCGGCCCGGGAAGGGTTCCGGGACCCGCTCCGGGACCACCGCAAGCACGACCCTCACCGCCATCGAGTCGCTCAGCCTGGACGTGCGCGACGGCGAGTTCCTCACCCTGGTGGGACCCAGCGGCTCCGGCAAGACCACCCTCCTGGACCTGCTCGCGGGACTCTCCAGCCCGACGTCGGGCGAGGTCCTGGTGGACGGCAAGCCCGTCACCGGGCCGGGCAAGGACCGGGCCGTGGTGTTCCAGCAGTACGCGCTCTTCCCTTGGCGCACGGCCTCCGCCAATGTGTCGATCGGGCTGGAAGGCAAGGGCGCGGACGGCAGGAAGCTGAACCGCCGCGAGCGCGCGGCGAAGGCCCGGGAGTACCTGGAGCTGGTGGGCCTGGCCGGTTTCGAGGACCGTTACCCGCATGAGTTGTCCGGCGGTATGAAGCAGCGCGTGGCCATTGCACGGAGCCTCGCCTATGAGCCGGATGTCCTCCTGATGGACGAGCCGTTCGCGGCCCTCGACGCCCAGACCCGCGAACAGCTGCAGGACGAGCTGCTGCGGATCTGGAAGGCCACAGGCAAGACCGTCGTGTTTATCACCCACGGCATCGACGAGGCCGTGTACCTGGGCCAGCGCGTGGCAGTGCTCAGTGCCCGTCCCGGCCGGCTCAAGGAAATCGTGGAGGTTGACATCCCGGACCGGGATGGCGCGGACGACATCCGCTCGCACCCCGCCTTCGTGGAGCAGCGCCACAAGGTGTGGACGCTGCTGCACGACGAGGTCCGGCTGGCCCAGGACGCCGGGCACCGCAAGATCCTCCCGGACGGCACCGCCCCGGACGAACCGTCCTCCGCCACCCATGAATCCCTTCCCGAAAGGAGCGCCGCCTGA
- a CDS encoding ABC transporter substrate-binding protein: protein MKLHLPLLSVAAAVVLALTVSGCGGAAEAGSAAQAGTEVKELRYQGSANNVTLPELAQDLGYLGDVSLKWVGNTTSGPQDIQSAATNQTDIGGAFAGAVVKLIEAGAPVTAVVNYYGSDTKTFSGYYVKADSPIKAPRDLIGKKIAVNTLGAHHEAVINSYLSKNGLSQDEIKQVQLVPLAPNDTEEAIRRGQVDAGTLGSVLQDRAVEAGGLRSLFSDVELFGSFAGGQIVLRNDFLEKNPTTARTFTTAIAKAIKWETETPREEVIARFKKIIEARGRNESTANLQYWKSPGVPDNGVIQDQDFTRWATWLKTSGIVKSDLSTAKYYTNKFNGLAPENAKKG, encoded by the coding sequence ATGAAACTGCACCTGCCCCTGCTGAGCGTCGCGGCCGCCGTCGTACTTGCGCTGACGGTGTCCGGCTGCGGCGGAGCTGCCGAGGCGGGCAGCGCCGCGCAGGCCGGCACGGAGGTCAAGGAACTCCGCTACCAGGGTTCGGCCAACAACGTTACGCTCCCCGAACTGGCACAGGACCTCGGGTACCTGGGCGACGTCAGCCTCAAATGGGTGGGCAACACCACCAGCGGCCCGCAGGACATCCAGTCGGCGGCCACCAACCAGACGGACATCGGCGGCGCGTTCGCCGGGGCCGTGGTGAAGCTCATCGAGGCCGGCGCCCCGGTCACGGCCGTGGTCAACTACTACGGCTCGGACACCAAGACCTTCAGCGGCTACTACGTCAAAGCCGACAGCCCCATCAAGGCGCCCCGTGACCTGATCGGCAAGAAGATCGCCGTCAACACCCTGGGCGCGCACCACGAAGCCGTCATCAACAGCTACCTGAGCAAGAACGGCCTCAGCCAGGACGAGATCAAGCAGGTCCAGCTGGTGCCGCTGGCACCCAACGACACCGAGGAAGCCATCCGGCGCGGACAGGTGGACGCGGGCACCCTGGGCAGCGTGCTGCAGGACCGGGCCGTCGAGGCGGGCGGGCTGCGCTCGCTGTTCAGCGACGTGGAGCTCTTTGGATCATTCGCCGGTGGCCAGATCGTGCTCCGCAACGACTTCCTGGAGAAGAACCCCACCACGGCGCGGACGTTTACCACGGCCATTGCCAAGGCCATCAAGTGGGAGACCGAAACGCCGCGGGAGGAAGTGATCGCCCGCTTCAAGAAGATCATCGAGGCCCGCGGCCGCAATGAAAGCACCGCCAACCTGCAGTACTGGAAGAGCCCGGGCGTGCCGGACAACGGCGTGATCCAGGACCAGGACTTCACCCGCTGGGCCACCTGGCTCAAGACCAGCGGGATCGTCAAGAGCGATCTCAGCACCGCCAAGTACTACACCAACAAGTTCAACGGACTCGCGCCTGAAAACGCGAAGAAGGGATAG